The following nucleotide sequence is from Coleofasciculus sp. FACHB-T130.
TCCAACATGTTGAGAGATGGTGGGAACTAATTTTTTGTGTTTACACAATGATTAGTTTAAATTCTCCAGCCTTTTTAGGCTTAAATCAATCTTGTAAAATTGAGACTGAGGTACAAAAAACTAGTTCTATTGATTTTTCAAATCATCAACAATAGAACCATGAATGCGGATGGAGAAATACTATAAATAATTGGCGTCTAATTATTCAACCACTCTTACTATTTTGGGTAATTTATCCCTAGCTAAACATTTTCCCTGATTCACATTTATTACTAGGATTTAATCATTTAATTGCTGCAATGAATCAATTTAAACCCTGCTATGCTTCTGGATAATTTTACTTATTTACTACTTGCTTACTTCGGAAAGTGACAGAAGAAGGTTAGGAAAGGATAATGTATAAATTTTAGGCGATCGCGATCTAAATAGCGCTGCTTAGTTTTACAATGAATTGGCGAAATCTGGTAGCTCAAAGTCAAAAAATCAATGGGACACTCTCTGAAGCTTCCTCAAAAAATCATGCTGCTTGGTTCAGGAGAACTCGGCAAAGAATTTGTCATCGCTGCTCAACGTCTAGGCAACCATATCATTGCAGTGGATCGCTATCATAATGCTCCAGCAATGCAAGTAGCTGATGAATTTGAAGTAATTTCTATGCTCAGTGCTGATGACCTAGAAGCCGTCGTGCAAAAACATCAGCCAAATTTAATTATTCCGGAAATTGAAGCAATTAGGACGGAGAAACTGATTGAATTTGAAAAGAGAGGGTTTACAGTCATTCCAACTGCTACTGCTACCCATTACACGATGAATCGAGACCGAATTAGAGAACTTGCCCATCAGCAATTAGGACTTAGAACTGCTAAATATGCGTATGCAACAACGCTGGAGGAATTTATTGATGCTTGCGACAAAATTGGGTTTCCCAATGTAGTGAAACCTGTGATGTCATCCTCTGGAAAAGGTCAATCGGTTGTCAATTCGAGCGATGAAGTTGAAGCGGCATGGAAGTACGCAATTGAAGGTTCTAGAGGAGATACTCAAAAAATTATTGTTGAAGAGTTCATTCCTTTTGAATTAGAAATAACCTTGCTAACGATTAAGCAGTGGAATGCTCCAACTATTTTCTGTCCTCCTATTGGTCATCGTCAAGAAAGGGGGGATTATCAAGAATCTTGGCAACCCGCAGCAATGCCAGAAAACTTGCTTTTGGAAGCGCAGGCGATCGCGCAAAAAGTTACTGATGCTTTGGGAGGCGCTGGAATCTTCGGGGTGGAGTTCTTTATTACCAAAGATTGTGTAATTTTCTCCGAACTTTCTCCCAGACCTCATGATACAGGAATGGTGACATTAATTTCTCAAAATTTGAATGAATTTGAATTGCATTTAAGAGCAGTTTTAGGCTTGCCAATTCCTAAAATAGAACTATTAGGAAATTCAGCAAGTGCAGTCATTCTGGCAAGTAAGCATTCAAATTCAATCGCTTTTATGGAGGTGCAAGAGGCTTTATCTGAACCGAATGTAGATATCCGATTATTTGGAAAGCCAAATTCTCGCCCTAACCGCAGAATGGGAGTCGCTTTGGCGAAAGCAAGTAATGTCCAAGAGGCGCGGAATAAAGCGACTAAAGCCGCTAGCAAGATTAAAATTGTTAATCAAGACGATCATTATTGATGCTTGATTATTAGAAATCCCCCAACCCCCCTTTTTAAGGGGGGCTAGGATAAGATTCTACCTTTTGCCAAAAAATATAGGGTGAAGCAAATATTTTGTCTTTAAATATGACAATTATATTAATAGATAAATTAGAAGTCAGGAGTTAGTCAAGTTGAACGAGCTTATCTTTTCTGATATTCAAAACCATTGGGCGCAAGAGTGTATCAAACAACTACATGAACGAAATCTAATTAGCGGCTACCCAGATGGCAGTTTTCGTCCGAATGCACAGGTGACGAGGGCGGAGTTTGCGGCGCTGGTGCGAAAAGCGTTTCCCAATACTGTCCCGATTCGGAATGCGATTAACTTTGTGGATGTACCTTCAAGTCATTGGGCTTATCAGGCGATTCAAATTGTTTATCGGGCTGGTTTTTTGTCTGGCTATCCAGATCGCACATTTAAGCCCAGCCAGCCGATTCCGCGAGTGCAAGCTTTGGTGGCTTTGGTGTCGGGGTTGAAGTATGGCGCTACCACAAATCCTAGCGAGATATTAAAAAAGTATTTTGAGGATGCAGCGCAGATTCCTAATTATGCAATTGGCGCGATCGCATCTGCAACCGAAAAATATCTCGTCGTCAATTATCCGAATGTCCGACGCTTTAACCCCAATCAGAATGCCACGAGAGACGAGATTGCGGCTTTGATTTGTCGCGCTTTGAGTATTCCTGGCGTGCCCTTGCAGTATATTCCAGGGATGGAATTTGTGGTGATTCAACCGCAATTTGATGAAGCTGAAGCTTTTTCGGAAGGATTGGCACGAGTCAAAATTGCTGACAAGTGGGGTTATATCGATAAAACAGGTAAACTCGTAATCTCGCCACAATTTGATGAAGCGGATGCTTTTTCTGAAGGAGTGGCACTGGTTAGACAATACGCGCCAAAGAGGCAGTAATGGAAACTCGCGGTGTCTGGATTACCACGACAGATAGCAAAGTCCTGAATTCTCGGCAAAACATTGCTGCGGCGATGGATTTCCTCGCTCAAACTGGGTTCAATGTGGTTTTTCCTGTTATTTGGAATAGTGCCTTTACGCTATATCCCAGTAAAGTGATGCGAGACAATTTTGGGGTCGAAATTGATCCGCGATATCGCGATCGCGATCCCTTAGCTGAAATGGTAACTGAGGCGCGTCGAGTCGGACTTGCGGTGATTCCCTGGTTTGAATACGGATTCGCCGCTTCTTACAATCAAAATGGCGGGCATATTCTCGCGAAAAAACCTGATTGGGGTGCCCGCGATAACAGCGGGAATTTAGTTAAAAAGAACAGTTTCGAGTGGATGAATGCCCTTGATTCTGAAGTGCAGGAATTCTTACTCAATTTAGTGCTAGAAGTTGTCAAAAATTACGATATTAGCGGCATTCAAGGGGACGATCGCCTGCCTGCACTTCCAAGCGAAGGGGGCTACGATCGAAGAACAAGCGATCGCTACTTTCAGCAGTTCCTCCAAAATCCTCCGCAAAACCCAAAAGATCCGCAATGGCTTCAGTGGCGTGCGGATATTCTCACCGATTTTTTAACTCGTCTCTACCAAGAAGTCATTAATATTAAGCCAGACTTGCTGATTTCACTGGCACCAAGTCCCCACGGTTGGGCACTTCAAGAATATCTGCAAGATCCCAAAGCTTGGAGCGATCGCGGGTTAGTTGATATGATGCATCCACAGTTGTATCGCCGCGATTTCTCTAGTTACAAACAACTGGTTGATAGTCTTGTCGCCCAGCAATTTACCGCCGCACAACTACCAACCCTGATACCCGGTATTTTACTCAAAGTCGGTGGATATCGCATCAGCGCCGAATACTTGTTGCAAGCGATCGCTTACAATCGCTTTCGTGGCATCCAAGGCGAAGTTTTCTTCTTCTACGAAGGTCTGCGAGAAGACAATGACGCCTTAGCGAAAGCCTTGCGTTCTGGCCCCTACTCCCAGCCTGCACCCTTTAATCCCTCACCATTAAAACAGCTTGGCTTTACCAATCGCAGAATTGGTGGCAAATATAGCTATATCGACACGACCGGGAAAAGTGTCAGCCAGCCCCAATTTGACTGGGTGGATTCTTTTCATAGCGGGCTGGCGCGGGTCAAAATGGGCTACAAGTGGAGCTTTATTGATACTACTGGAAAATTGATTAGCCGATTCCAATTTGATAGCGCTGAGTATTTTAGAGAAGGGATGGCAGCGATAAAAATTGGTAGCAAATATGGTTATCTCGATAATACGGGGAAACTCGTCATTCCGCTGCAATTTGATGAAGCTAAGTCTTTTTCAGAAGGGTTGGCAGCAGTCAAGATAGAGAACAAGTGGGGCTACATCGATCGGAGGAACACTAAGGCGCTAGATGCTCCTCAGGGTTGGATCAACAACTTTCTGCTTCGCTTCCAAACTATTTTTAATCCAAACACCCTCACAATTCCTCCGCAATTTGATAGCGCTGATGCCTTTTCGGAAGGAATGGCACGCATTGGTGTTGGTGGAAAATATGGTTATATTGACACGACGGGAAAGCTGGTAATATTGCCACAATTTGAGGACGCTAAATCTTTTTCAGAAAAATTAGCAGCGGTAAAACTTGCTGGGAAATGGCAGTATATCGATAAAACTGGGAAGGTGGTAATTTTGCCGCAATTTGAGGATGCTGAGTCTTTTGTAGAAGGGCTAGCAGCAGTCAAAATTGCTGGCAAGTGGGGCTATATTAACAAGATAGGAAAGCTGGTCATTCCTACAGAATTTGACAACGCGCAATCCTTTTCCCAAGGATTGGCGCTGGTTAATATTGGTGGATCGTGGCGTTCCGGTGAGAATGGGGAATTGTCTTTCAGCGGCGGGAAGTGGGGCTACACTCGGAATGTGCTGTCTTGAAGGGCTGAGGGCTGTAAGGGTGAGTTTCCCGGTCGCTACTGAGTTGCGGGTGGCAAACGCGATCGCACAGACTGAGCAAATTCCTCGCGTCCAATCTCCAATTGTGGTGGAACGCCGTTGGGATAGGTTTGAGAGATCAAAGCTTGTAGTTTTTGAATTCGGTTCTCAGGGTTGGGGTGGGTGCTGAAAAACTCCGGAGATTGACCGCCACTCCTGGCACTCGCCAGAATCTGCATCACTTCAACACTAGCTTTAGGGTTGTATCCAGCTTGCGCCATAAACTGAACGCCAAGGCGATCGCTTTCTAGTTCGTCCTCCCGTCCGTAGCGCAGATTGACAATCTGGTTCACTGCTTGGGCAATCACTTGTGCCTGCCGACCGCCACCTTGGTCGTCACTCGCCGCAACTCCAACCGCTGTTACCAGTGCTGTACCAAGTTGCTGCTTTGCCAAGCGTTCCGCCCCGTGTCGTCCCACAACGTGCCCGACCTCGTGCCCCAACACAGACGCCAGTTGTGCTTCAGAAGAAAGACGACGCAGCAAACCCGCAGTAATGAAAATTTGTCCTCCCGGCAACGCGAAGGCATTAATCGTTTGAGGGTCGCGCAGCAGATGAAATTCAAAGGGATAGCCGGAAGTCTTCGCCTTTGACTCCTGCACTACCTCATTTCCTACTTTGTCAATATACTTTTGTAGCGCCGGATCTGGGTACAGACCGCCAAATTTCGCCGCCATTTGCGATCGCGCTTGCAGTCCCAAGACGACTTCCTCCTTTGGCGAAAGTTGCACCCGCTGCTTTTCCCCAGTTACCGGGTTCTCCACTGTCGTAGTGCAGTAACTAACTAACCCAAATAGCATAAGTAACAGTGCAATTCCCAGCCGGATCAGCGCTCTCACTGCTTATTCCCCCGATTTATTCGTCCGGAGATTATCATACTGCTCGGCAATCTAACATCAGTCCGAAGGATGCTTTATTTAACTTTTTTGTAGGATAAAGGCAATTCTAGAGCTTGAAGCTAAGCGTTTATCTTCTTTTACCCCAATGTTAAATATTATTAATTGACTGGAAAGTTCGGTGCAATCAATAGAGGAATTAGCGCTGTAGGAACCTGAACGTGAAAAGAATACTGTTTGCCTATCTTTTGGGGTAAAGACACTTATATCGTGTGGCAGATAGGATTGCTCTATTTGAACTGTTAATCTGTAAATGTAAAGAAGAGACTATTAAGGAATCAGAACCATGAACATTATTGCTTGGATCGTTTTAGGTCTGATTGCTGGTGCAATTGCTAAAGCTATTTATCCGGGTCATCAAGGCGGTGGTATTCTAGGAACCATCGTACTAGGAATCATTGGAGCTTTCGT
It contains:
- the purT gene encoding formate-dependent phosphoribosylglycinamide formyltransferase yields the protein MGHSLKLPQKIMLLGSGELGKEFVIAAQRLGNHIIAVDRYHNAPAMQVADEFEVISMLSADDLEAVVQKHQPNLIIPEIEAIRTEKLIEFEKRGFTVIPTATATHYTMNRDRIRELAHQQLGLRTAKYAYATTLEEFIDACDKIGFPNVVKPVMSSSGKGQSVVNSSDEVEAAWKYAIEGSRGDTQKIIVEEFIPFELEITLLTIKQWNAPTIFCPPIGHRQERGDYQESWQPAAMPENLLLEAQAIAQKVTDALGGAGIFGVEFFITKDCVIFSELSPRPHDTGMVTLISQNLNEFELHLRAVLGLPIPKIELLGNSASAVILASKHSNSIAFMEVQEALSEPNVDIRLFGKPNSRPNRRMGVALAKASNVQEARNKATKAASKIKIVNQDDHY
- a CDS encoding S-layer homology domain-containing protein — encoded protein: MNELIFSDIQNHWAQECIKQLHERNLISGYPDGSFRPNAQVTRAEFAALVRKAFPNTVPIRNAINFVDVPSSHWAYQAIQIVYRAGFLSGYPDRTFKPSQPIPRVQALVALVSGLKYGATTNPSEILKKYFEDAAQIPNYAIGAIASATEKYLVVNYPNVRRFNPNQNATRDEIAALICRALSIPGVPLQYIPGMEFVVIQPQFDEAEAFSEGLARVKIADKWGYIDKTGKLVISPQFDEADAFSEGVALVRQYAPKRQ
- a CDS encoding WG repeat-containing protein; this translates as METRGVWITTTDSKVLNSRQNIAAAMDFLAQTGFNVVFPVIWNSAFTLYPSKVMRDNFGVEIDPRYRDRDPLAEMVTEARRVGLAVIPWFEYGFAASYNQNGGHILAKKPDWGARDNSGNLVKKNSFEWMNALDSEVQEFLLNLVLEVVKNYDISGIQGDDRLPALPSEGGYDRRTSDRYFQQFLQNPPQNPKDPQWLQWRADILTDFLTRLYQEVINIKPDLLISLAPSPHGWALQEYLQDPKAWSDRGLVDMMHPQLYRRDFSSYKQLVDSLVAQQFTAAQLPTLIPGILLKVGGYRISAEYLLQAIAYNRFRGIQGEVFFFYEGLREDNDALAKALRSGPYSQPAPFNPSPLKQLGFTNRRIGGKYSYIDTTGKSVSQPQFDWVDSFHSGLARVKMGYKWSFIDTTGKLISRFQFDSAEYFREGMAAIKIGSKYGYLDNTGKLVIPLQFDEAKSFSEGLAAVKIENKWGYIDRRNTKALDAPQGWINNFLLRFQTIFNPNTLTIPPQFDSADAFSEGMARIGVGGKYGYIDTTGKLVILPQFEDAKSFSEKLAAVKLAGKWQYIDKTGKVVILPQFEDAESFVEGLAAVKIAGKWGYINKIGKLVIPTEFDNAQSFSQGLALVNIGGSWRSGENGELSFSGGKWGYTRNVLS
- a CDS encoding M48 family metallopeptidase, translating into MLFGLVSYCTTTVENPVTGEKQRVQLSPKEEVVLGLQARSQMAAKFGGLYPDPALQKYIDKVGNEVVQESKAKTSGYPFEFHLLRDPQTINAFALPGGQIFITAGLLRRLSSEAQLASVLGHEVGHVVGRHGAERLAKQQLGTALVTAVGVAASDDQGGGRQAQVIAQAVNQIVNLRYGREDELESDRLGVQFMAQAGYNPKASVEVMQILASARSGGQSPEFFSTHPNPENRIQKLQALISQTYPNGVPPQLEIGREEFAQSVRSRLPPATQ